Genomic DNA from Selenomonas sp. oral taxon 126:
AAGGGACAGCTTGCCAAGATCGGCTTTGCAGGTCCTGACGGCAACCGCGTGATGACGGAGGCCAAGTTCTATGAGCTGCATCTGAAGTACGCTGACAGCAAGAATCCCATGCCGATCGAGATTGCCAACTATGGCAAAGACGGGAATCTGATGAATGATGCGATGGGCATCGCCAAGATTGTCTACAAACTCGACGATCAGGATCGCCGCATCGAGGCACGCCACTTCGGCTCGGATGATGAGCTCAAGATCAAGAATTCGAGACTGCTCGGCGTCTTCAGCGGCATGGGTGTGCAGACATTTTTCAGCGCGGGAGCGATCACGAAATATCACTATGAGGGCGACGAGAGGCGTCCCGCCGAGATCGTCTTCTTTGATAAGGACGAGCGGCCGATCGGTCTGAAGGAACTCGGCAATGTAGCCTCCTACAAATACACCTATACGGATGGGTTTGTTTCCTCCATCAGGGCATTCTCCACCGACGGCACACCCGTTACCCTGGATAAGGACAGCTTTGGCAACGATGTTGTCGAGGTTCTCTTTGAACGGAATGAACTCGGTGCGGTATCAAAGGTCTCGTTCCGTGGAAAGGATGGCAATCCGGTCATCTCCTCCGTCTTATCGTGCGCCTCGCTCCACTACAAATCCGATGAAAACCGCAGAATGACCGAGCTTTCCTTCTTTGGCACGGCGGACGAACCCGTCAACATTGCCGACGGGAGGCACCGCATCGTCAAGGAGTACAACGATGCGGGCGAGCTGGGACTCGAGATCTTCTACGACAAGGACGGCAGGGAGATTGGCCGTCAGAAATACAATACCGTGCACGGCTTCTCCTCCGCCAATGCATCGCCCGAGGAAGCCGCGCAAAACGAGCTCGCAGGGTTTGGAATCTCGGCGCATGTCAGCCTCACAACCTATGGGCACAGCAGCGACGGCTTCCTGGCGGTCGATACCTCGAAGGGGCGGCGTATCCTCATCGTTGATCGCAAGAACAATCGCGTTGCGGACATCAGCTCGCGGAAGAGCTTTGCAGAGTTCGGGGCGCAGCGCAATGCCTCCTATCAAAGTCCGTGGATTGTCAACTTCACCGTCATGAACGACACGCGTGACGCGGATGCAGACTTTGGCGTATGGCAGGGACAGAACCACATGATCCCGATCTATATGCTCTACAGCTTCAACGCGGACGGCACCGTCGAGCCGGGGATGCTCACAAGCGGCGCAGGGGCAAGCCCGTCGCATTATCAGGGATACCTCAAGGAGCAGAAGAACGTGGATCTCGCGAATCTGCTTCTGACCGAGGCGCTGACCCTCCTCGAGAAGGCAAACGCCGCAGGAATGTCGATCTAATATCGCTCGATGCGATGATACAACAAGAGGCTGCTGCACGAAGTACTTGACTTTGTGCGGCAGCCTCTTTGATTCTATGCTGCAGATTGACATGGAGATATTGTCGCACGCGGAGATTCGCGCTATAATAGCAGGGGATGAAAAGGGAAACGGGAACAGGGAAAGGGTAAATATGTCAGAGGATACGATCAGCCAGATCGCCACCCCGCACGGCGTGGGCGGCATCGGCATCATTCGTGTGAGCGGGGCGGAGGCGTTTGCCATTGCGCGGGAGATATTCCGCCCCGCGCGCGGCGATCTTGGGGAGATCGCCCCCTATCGCGCACGATACGGACAGATCACAGCGGCGGACGGCACCGTCATCGACGACTGCATTCTGCTGCCGATGCGCGCGCCGCACTCCTATACGGGCGAGGATACGATCGAGCTGCAATGTCACGGCGGCACCATCGTCCTGCGCGAGGTGCTGCTGCGCACGTGGGAGGCGGGCGCGCGTCCCGCCGAGGCGGGCGAGTTCACAAAGCGTGCCTTCCTGAACGGGCGGCTCGACCTCGCGCGCGCCGAGGGCGTCATGCAGCTCATCGCGGCAAAGAGCGCGCGCAGCGCACGTGCCGCACGCGAGCGTCTGGCGGGCGCACTCTCGGAGGAGATTGCAGGCATCCGTCACCGTCTGCTCGGCGCGATTGCGCGCATCGAGGCGGGGATCGACTTCCCCGAGGACGACATCCCCGCCGCCTCCGCTGCCGCACTCAGGGAGGACATTGCTGCCGCTGCTGCGGCGACGCAGCGACTCCTCACGGGTGCACATGCGGGGCGCATCCTGCGCGAGGGCGTCAAGACCGTCATCGTCGGGCGGCCGAACGTCGGCAAGTCCAGCCTGCTCAACGCCCTCGTCGGCACGGAACGCGCCATTGTGACGGATGTGCCCGGCACGACGCGTGATGTCATCGAGGAGGAGATCAGCATCGCGGGGATCCCCCTGCGCCTCCTCGATACGGCGGGGCTGCGTGCAGCATCGGACGAGGTCGAGCGGATCGGTGTTGCGCGCACGGAGCAGCATCTCGAGGACGCGGAGCTCGTGCTCGCCGTCTTTGACAGCTCCAGCGAGCTCACGGCGGAGGATCAGGAGCTCATCGCGCGTCTGCGCGGGATGAATGCCGACACCATCATCCTCTGCAACAAGGAGGACTGCGCGCGCATCCTCTCCGTCACGGACTTCGACGGCGTGAATGCGCCCGTCCTCATGATCTCCGCACAGTCGGGCACGGGGCTCGACACCCTGCGTGAGACCATCGCCGCGCGCGTGCAGATGATGGAGGGGGAGCTCAGCGACGGGGCGCTCCCGAACAGGGAGCGCGAGACAGAGGCGCTGCAGCGTGCCGCGCGTCACCTCACCGAGGCGGACAGGGCGCTCGCCGCCGCAATGGGCATGGACTTCGTATCCATCGACCTGCGCGCCGCGTACGATGCCCTCGGCGAGATCCTCGGAGAAACGGTGGATACGGATCTCATCGACCGCATCTTCAGCGAGTTCTGCATTGGGAAATAAAGGAAGCACTGATAAATTCAGCACCGCCATCTTGACGCATCTTTTTTGCCCGTTTTTTGTCGGCAAATCCTCCACAGAGCCCCACTCTGCGTCCGGTTCGCCTCCTCAATCGGACGAAAAAATCTACACCAATCTGAGGGTCTATTTTATCAGCGATTCCTAAAAAGCCGCTCCACGAAGCTGATTTCGGTTTCGTGGAGCGGCTCTTTTCTTGCGTGGAGAGATGTCAATCCTTCATGCGCGGCACAGTCATCGTACCGAATGACTTCTCCTTGCGGTGGCAGTGCGGGCACTCGTTCTCGATCAGTCCCGTGTAGCCGCAGACAGGGTCGCGGTCAACGGGGTGGTTGATGGAGAAGTAGCCCATGTCCGCGTCGTGCATGGCGCGCACGACCTTCTCGAACGCCTTGACGTTCTTCGAGGGATCCCCGTCCATCTCGATGTAGGCGATGTGCCCCGCGTTCTCGAGCGCGTGATACGGCGCCTCGATGCAGATCTTGTCGTACGCGCTGATGTCGTAGTAGACGGGCACGTGGCTCGAGTTCGTCATGTACGAGCGGTCGGTGACGCCCGGCACATTTCCATACGCCTTCTTGT
This window encodes:
- the mnmE gene encoding tRNA uridine-5-carboxymethylaminomethyl(34) synthesis GTPase MnmE, with the protein product MSEDTISQIATPHGVGGIGIIRVSGAEAFAIAREIFRPARGDLGEIAPYRARYGQITAADGTVIDDCILLPMRAPHSYTGEDTIELQCHGGTIVLREVLLRTWEAGARPAEAGEFTKRAFLNGRLDLARAEGVMQLIAAKSARSARAARERLAGALSEEIAGIRHRLLGAIARIEAGIDFPEDDIPAASAAALREDIAAAAAATQRLLTGAHAGRILREGVKTVIVGRPNVGKSSLLNALVGTERAIVTDVPGTTRDVIEEEISIAGIPLRLLDTAGLRAASDEVERIGVARTEQHLEDAELVLAVFDSSSELTAEDQELIARLRGMNADTIILCNKEDCARILSVTDFDGVNAPVLMISAQSGTGLDTLRETIAARVQMMEGELSDGALPNRERETEALQRAARHLTEADRALAAAMGMDFVSIDLRAAYDALGEILGETVDTDLIDRIFSEFCIGK